In Apteryx mantelli isolate bAptMan1 chromosome 8, bAptMan1.hap1, whole genome shotgun sequence, the genomic window CAGACTATTAAGAAAAACTTGGCACCTTTTGCTTAGCTGTGACTAAAAATGCTAGCGCACAAAAATGCACACTGCTTGAGCAGCCGCTTGCAATAATTCAgtctgggggaggggaagagacttAGTTCAAGCTGCACTGTTGGTTGCGTCCTAATACTTTCTATTTCAAAAATGGACTTTTTTTAGGAAAGCTATCTAACTTGATGACAAACCAACACTAGAGGGTCTGAGGGTGGTATTTTCAGTGCCCGTTAATGCTTTTATCACTAAACTTGAAGACATGTTTATGCTTCCTCAATCATGTAGAAGAAGCAAGGGAGGAGTTGAGAGAGCAGGTATATAACGccatgggggaaaaagaagagtccaaAAAATCTACAGAAGAGTCTCCGGTActaactgagaaaaaaaacaaaggagatgTTGAAATGGAAGAGGTGACGGAAGAAAAAACAGGAGAAGCAGCAACTGCTGACATAGAAGTAAAGCTTGAAGAggctggagagaaggcagaggcttctgtggaaaaagaagtaatttcagaagaacaggagcagcagatAGCTGTGGAAAAGGAGACTACAAAAGGGGAGGCAGCTGTGGAAGAGAAGATAATGGAGAAAGAACAAAAGACAGCATCTGAAGAGGTGGCAAAGGAAGCAactgaggaggagggaaaaatgacAGACATGTCGGACaagaaggcaaaggcagctgtggAAGAGGCTGAAGTTGCAGAAGCGGCTGCAGCTGTGGAAGAGAAGGGAGTGGCAGGAGAGcaaacagcagaagcagcagaaaaggaGATAGAGACAGCTGTGAAAAAGGGAGAGGCTGTAGAAGGGCAGGCAGAGGCAGCTGTGGAAGAGGAGGCAATAGCACAAGAAGTGACAGCAGAGGCGCAGGCAGCAGTCAAGGAGCAGAAAGAAGCTGTAGAAGGGCAGGCAGCTGAGCAGAAGAAGGTAGAGGAGAAAGAAGACTGGGTAGAAACAGCTACAGAAGAGAAACCAGATGAAGCTAAAGAGGCACAGTCCTCAAAGGAACCAGTGCCCACAGAGGGCAAAGAGCCATCTAATGACATGGAAGAAAAGGCTGAAGTAGCTGCTAAggtagaaaaagaggaaaagaaagatgacCTGATGGAAGAGGGTGATGGTGCTaaggtagaaaaagaagaaaaagatgaccTGATGGAAGAGGGAGAAGGTAACAGTGAGAGGAGAAAAGTACTTTTGGGTGGATGACTTGATGGATTTGACTGGCTAACAAAAAGGGTAAAAAGTGTTCCATTCAGAATTTTCTGTTTGCCTTAGAATAAGGAAAAGGCGCAGTAAAAAGGGCTCTTGAAGGATTTTTACATTCCAGTAACTGATTTCAGTTAAGTGTCAAGGAACAGTGAATAGTCTCAGTTTCTCTAGACTAACGCTTAACTAACTGCAAAGCAAACCTTACTTGTAAAACAAACTTACAGCATTGTGAAATGTGTAAGTAACAGCTAGGCTGGTGGAGAATACTGAATGGATGTTCACTTGCATGCATCTGGGTTTATTGCACTAACCTTCAAATAACTCGAAGCACAAGTTGCCTCTGGTTATAACCTCATTATTTAAAACAGtggagcagaaaaacaaaaacagctgaaTACATAATAAAATAGTAAATTTGCCTTTACAAAACGAACTCTCTGGATGAATCTTTTGGATGGTGATTAAAAATGAGAATTTGGTTGGCAAATCTATACTTAATTTGCCTGGAATCTGAATGCTTATTGCTTCTATCAGTACAATCTTCCAGCTGTCTAGCTCTTTCTGCCATTCTGCTTCCCTGCTTCATTTTAGCTGTTTTCAGGATTGTGTTAAAGTAGTCTAGCAAAACTTGTACGCTTTTCTGAAGTATTGCATGGCCTTAAGAGGCCATAGCTTCCTCTTACACAAGTTACTTGATAAGCTGGTAATTGGTGCTCTTTGCTTGTCAGTAGCTCAGCTGCATGGAAAAAGCCTTCCTTAGGTGTGGCAGACTCCATAGTTCTGGACACTGAAAGGATTTGTGCGGCTGAACACAACACCTTCAAAGTGGTGAAATAGCTTCCTAATATAAACTAGGAGAACAGCTATCCACTATTAATCCTGTGAAAGGCTGCTTATGCAAGcatactttttccttttgtttgaacTCTGTTAGTGTGAGGACACTCTTTTTGAGTATCTTGGTGCCCTGTCATGCCAAGTTCTCTACTTAAAATGGACTTTAACTTCCTAACATCTCCTCTGTTTTACCTTTGGTCAAGCTGTCCTCATAATTACAGGTTTGGCCTTAGTGGTCAGTTGTAAGTGCACTTTTTTGGGGAGTCAGACTAACCAGTTCACAGGTTCTCTGATCTTCCCAATAATCAAATTCCTGTTACTCTGGAATTAGTCCATGGTTATGATACAGGGATTCTTTGTCATTGTGTATCCAATTTGGCACATGAGTCAACCAATACTTTAAAGTAATTAGCCAGATTCCTTCACTACCTGTTCTCCCAAAGTACTTCCTACTCATAGAATAGCTCATGCAACACTGAGATGCACTGTATCATAAGTTAAATCAGTCCTACACTATGGCAGGTTCATTAATAGCATTGTGACTTAAATGTCTGAAATGAGAAACACTAATGAGTTcagaaacagtttttattttgtaCACAGCTTGGCAGCTATCTTGCTGAAAACACTTGTTATCTGTAGCATGAAGGTCCAGCAACTGCCCGGTACCTCTAGGGCTGCTCAGGATCCCAGGGCTTCAGTGGGAGTTCACAGTGCATTTGTGAGAATTCAATTCTAGGTAAGTTAGCATTCTAGATAGTATGAAGTTAGATTTAAACAACCACTAAGGCAACTTGGAACTACCTTTGTCTGCAGTACCTAATGTTTTCAGCAAGATGGCTGCTGCTGGCTGATAAGAGGATTTAATGTTATCTGTGCTCTTCTTGCATCACACTTTTAACCTTTCACTGAAGGATAAGGGCTGGATATAGTATGACCTGCCTGGCTCCATGTAAAGCAAGCCTGTTGGTAACAAGCATTCTCATTCATCCTCTTTCGTTGTAGAAGCAGAGGAATCGGAAGAGGAAGATAAAGAAAATGACAAAGCTGAAGATGATAAGGAGAATGAATTGACAGTAGAAGACAAGGTGAGACTGCTGATCAACCACTCTTGGCAGAGTGCAGTATCTGTCTAAAAGTCATGGTAATGACCTTAAGTTCAAATAGAATAAAGGTGAACATGTTTCCTGGTTTCTGACGGGGGAAGTGGGGATATTGGGGAAATCATACTTTTCTGACTAGAAATCTGTTACACTAGTCAGGAGACTTCATCCTGAGAATACTAAGattggaatattttttttaaaaaaagacttggaAACTAGTATTGCCTGTGGAAGGGACAGTATTAGGCACAGTTTGACTTATAGGACCTTGCTCATCTTTGCGAACTTGTGGCTTATCTGGCAACACTGAAACAAGCGCTTGCAGTCTATGGATCAATAATACAGCCTGGCAAACGCAGGGGGCAGGCAAGCCTCAGCAAGTAAGGCTGCTTCAGCTCATCACTAAAGTTGCTTATTTGTAGCAGATCCTTTTCTACTTGCTTTGCTGTGTCTGACTGCATTTTGAATGCACCCAGTCCAATAAGCCTTGATTAGGGTGGGAATTAAGTGGAAAGTGTAGTGCTGCTTAAACCCAAGGATTTATCTGTCTCTGCCTCAGGCTATTCTAATGGAGTTCAAACAGCTTATTGGAACACATGGAACACAAACTCCTTCATTCAGCTTTTGGCTCATCTTAATAGCAGCTTAAAACCCAGTCTTATTCTTAGGGTAATACTGGTCCTTGTTGCCTTGTTATTTCTAAAAATTAAGGGTATATCAACTaactatatatgtatattcaaCTTTAAAGCCTTCACTACAAGCATAGTTTCAGTTCATGTAATAAGCTCTTGTGtagttttattcttatttttcgtCCTTCTAGCATTAAACTGTTTACATCTAGATGCAACTTACTCCTCGAGGATACTGCTTAGAAACTTGGTGCTGTTATTTTAGTGATGTGATATATAACCAAGCTATTTAATGCATTTCTAGTCTTTACAGGAAAGTGAGGAAGATGAAGTTGGAAATCTTGAGCTAGCCTGGGACATGCTGGAGTTAGCAAAAGTGATCTACAAAAGGTAAAAATTCATTCTAATTTGTATGTCTGTTAAAGAAACTCAAAGGAAATTGTTTGGGAGGTGGCATAAGTAACTAATGTTATATATTCTGACTAGGATTTGAAAATGACATAACTTTTTCTTGATTTAGACAAGAAACAAAAGAAGCTCAGCTCCATGCGGCTCAGGCTCATCTAAAGCTAGGAGAAGTTAGCATCGAATCTGGtaaaaaaacagtattaattCTCATGTACAAAGTGCTGAGTTTAGCTTTCTGCTGCTCTCAATTCCATCTTTTAAAATGACCAGAGATTATTTTTCATCTAATTATGCTAGTGCAGCCATGTGAAAAGCTTTGGAATAAATAGATGAACAAGCCGTACTTTAAATTGGACACTTACATGCTATTCCAGAACAGCAGAAGAAAGCTTTGAGTTAAAAACTCATGTTACCAGATTGAAAACAACCTGGTCTTCTGCTTTGTAGAGAAGGTCTGGCTAGCTTCAGAAACTAGGAAAGACCTTTTATTGAAGTACTGAATCACTGAGCTTAATGGGAAGTCAGGTACCAAGACACTTTCAGAACCTGAAGACTGCAAATCAAAAATGGCTGGCTCTCCTAGactttccaaaatgttggagTACGGTCAGGAAGGACCCTCATGTTTTATGCATGAGAAAAAGGGAGTGGGAAGCAGGCCTCAGGTTCAGTGGGCTTCTGGTCTAGGGCTACAACCTGAGGGTTGTATTTTATGTCACTGGAGTACTGTCAATGAGAGCTTGACTGGAAAGTGGCCTGTAACTATACTTAGCTGTAGATTCAAGCTGCAGTTTTGAAAAGTAATCATGCAATTCATGGCAGCAAGTAAAATAGCAGAATTCACGTGGCTGCTTTTGTCTTAGCTGCTTAGTTTACTATGTTGTTAGTAAATGGACAAAGCACTCTTGAAATAAGTAGAGGaactctatttcttttttcttcaagtgGGAGGCAGTGTTGGACTGAATGTGTTGTCACTTGATAATCTGAAACTAGCCTGTTACTGGACTTGGCGATTGCCTTCAGTAGTTCTGTTCTCAGACTATATTAAAAACTGCAGTAATACATGTAGTAGCTGAATAGGGAGGCAGATCTTACTTGTTTGGATAAGTGCATGTGTCTAAAGGCTTTATGGTTTTCTCCTATAGAAAACTATACACAGGCTATAGAAGAGTTTCAGGCCTGCCTGGCCCTACAGCAGAAGTACCTGGAGGCTCATGACCGCTTGCTAGCTGAAAGTCACTACCAGTTGGCATTGGCATACCACTACAACAGCCAGTTTGATGAGGCAGTCCTACAGTTTGGGAAATCCGTAGAAGTCATTGACAAGAGAATGGGTAAGTGGATGTATAAAACTGCCTAGCAAGTGGGATAGCTGTTATAAGTCTAAGCAGACTTTGTTTAAATTGCCCTGAAGGCGTAAACTTATTACCTTGCCATGCAGATATTTGTAACACTTCACTGATCTGCAGCTGGTAACAGACTATACTAGTAACAGGCTATATTAATGTCACAGTTGTCTAAACAGTCTTTGTTAGTGGGTCCTAGCCTCTGTGGATATAGATAACTGAACAGCTACttggtggggttttgtttttgttttttgttctgttttttgccATAACTGTGTCATCCTAGCAATGCTTACTGAACGAATAAAGAAAACGGAAAGTGGGTCCCCTGAAGATGAGAAGGAGATTGAAGAACTGAAGGGATTGCTTcctgaaattaaagaaaagataGAGGATTCGAAGGAGTCTCAAAAGAGTGCAAGAGTAGCTGAGCTGGCACTGAAAGCAACTCTGGTTAGTATGTTCTGCTGTTTCCTTTTAATGAAATATTCTTCCAGTGAGACTTAAGTAAACCAGTGGTTGGAGATCAGACTGTATCATACAGATAGGCAGCTGGTGGTTGCTCACAAATGATATGGACTATGACAGAGAAACTGACAGCTGATACCTAAAGAGAACAGATAGTAAATACCCCGAAATAAATTGTCCCAGACTAAACTAGAATTTGGAAGGCTTCTGTAGCAATTAATGGATCAATACTAGAAATGATGGTTCAGTCAAATGTTATGCAATGCTCAGTCCATTTTCACTAGATCAGGCTTCCATCTGTCTCTCCTGTTCATAAGTACAGGAACAGAATGCAATGTTAAAACACTAAAGACttgagggtttttgttttctaaactaGCATATGTAGTCTTGTGTGAATTAATAGTCAATATTTGCTTGctcacagttttctttttcttaaggtTGGAACTACATCTGGCTTTGCACAAAATGAAGATGGTGGTTCTGTTTCCACAGTAAGTTAAATCAAGATAAATGTCTAAGAATTCCTGTCTCCTTTAAGGATTACTGTTTGCTGTTACTTATGTTGCAACTTCTGTCTTGTAATAGATTCCAGTAAGAAAACCAGCTGATGGAGCATCTCAGTGTGTTACAGACATCTCTCACCTAGTCAGGAAAAAGGTGTGTCCTGAAATGACTAGTTGGACAAACAGTTTATTTTGAAGTACTACTGGCTTGCTTTGTATAATTGGATTTCTTGgcttaaagctttttttctagCCTAGTACTAAAATGCTTggagaaaaatctaaaaaaaaaaacagaaatagtgcATGGAAACTCCTTTCCACTGGGAGCCAATCAGTCTGGGAACCATCCAGCCTCTTGGAGACTAGTTCTTGATGGTTCAGCACCCCGCCTGACCCACACTGGTTTAACTTCAGAGCTGAATTGTGTGGCTTCTGCAGGCATTCTCTGAACAAGTGCCCTGCTCTGCTGAGGACTGGCAAGAAGAGCAGGGCAGCCTACAAACCTTCAAGAGAAGGGCAAGCAACCAGGCTGAGTTGGGTTCCCTTACTTCCAAGTGGAAATGGAGAATTGGACTTTTATAAATGGCAAAGCCAGTCTAATGTGTAGCAATGCTAAATGTCTCTTACTGAGATAACAAAACATACTGAATGCAAGCTTCCTTAAAGGTGTAGGCTTTTGTCAGAACTGTTTATTAGTATAACTAAAATTATCATATATGGAGTcatcttggttttgttttgtatgcTGTTGTGGCACAGCATGGCTGTCTGCCTATGTTAAATTAGCCTCTTTCAGTTCAGGTTTGCCTGGAGCAACTTTGAAGCTCCTGCTCTACACAGGTGATTGTAGATGCCATAGATGCCCTAAATCTATCCACTTCAAATGTTATCTAGCTCAGCAATAGGATGCTTCCTTGCCAAACTATAAGGATAATTCAGCACTACAGGTATTAGTATCTAAATAATACCTTACTGGAAATCCTTTGTAACTGAGACCTTTGTACCAAAGCTTCAGAGCTTTGGTTGAATCCTAACACTTGAAGTATCTGTCTTGAATCTGGCAAGTAGAGGTTGAATGGATAATGCACAGTGACATCTAGATGCTAACTTTCTACAAATATTTAAGCTTAAATTTGTGCATAGTGAAGACTAAACCATTTTGTCCTCAGAGGAAACCAGAGGAGGAGACTCAACAGGGAGACAGTGAAGCTAAGAAATCTAAACCAGAACCGGCTGTCAATGGTGGTGGTGCTGATGCTGCCCCCAGTGGAAATGAGGTTGCAGAAAAAATGGAAGAGGAGGTGGGCAGTTGAGTCAGGAGTCTGTGACATGCATATTTCCTTCTCTGTTCAGGCATGGTTGTGTGCCTGGTAGATGTATTGGTGTGTTGCCTGCTGGTCTTCACAAGGCTTCCCTGATAAGTTGGGGAATATTCCCAAGTTGGCAGGGTGCATGTTGTACCTAGGTGTCTGACGCTTAGTGAGCTGGAAAGCAAACTAGCTGTGGAGACTTGTGGGGTGGGACAGAAACATGCACTGGGGTTCTGGGTGTCCAAGTCAATGCCAAAGCATTTTTACAAAAGAATGCTCTTGGGTTTTAATACTTCTCAACTGGGCTGTAATTGTTAAAATTGATACTTAAGATTAGCTTTTGGGCTCTGAAGACCAGCAAAGCATGTGTAGTTGGTTAAGTCTTTAATTCCAGTAGTTTAGAACTGGTGCATGAATTGACACTAgtatggtgttttgtttttaaaaacaagtatttttcttctctttttagacAGAGAAAAGGCCACAAGTGGAATCAGGGGCTGCAGTTGAAAGCACAGTATGATAATTCTTTAACCTGGGACACTCCTCTCCTTACAAGGAAAATGGTTTTGTATATAgtgtattttttcactttttggcAACTTTTGTATGACTTCAATAAAGATTGTAAGCAAATATTGCTTGTCTTGATCCTCTTTCTGGTGCAGGTTTGTAAAAGCTACTTTGGCTATATTCAGGAATGTTCAAAGGGCAACATTGCACTAATTGTGACAAATGCTTGGCCACCATCTCTTTTCTCTTGCATACAAGGGGACTTGGTAACTATTGCCTTATCACTTGGCATGGTATGTGCTCTATAGATAAGTAGATGTTCTTAACTCAGCTGTGCTTAAAATCTGAGCATCCACTAAAAGATGGTGAAGTAGAAGTTGGAAAGGGAATAGTTTTCAGTACTCTGAAGCTTAAGCTTGAGGATAACTACTAACCTTGACTGTTAGCTTCTTAGTACAGATGAACTTAGATTGAACTGCAGGCAGTAGACTTGACCAGGTTGTAACTGAGTTCTTCCTGTCAGGGGGAAGGTTGCATCAGTTATCTCTGAAGTCAATTATCCCTCGAGTCCCTTAGCCTGCTGCACCCTTGGTGCTGGAGTGGGGAGACAAAAGCTTCCTGCAATCACAAGTGAGCTTGTGGTGGCAGAGTTGATCTTGTGCAAGACTACAAAGCCCCTCTGTGTTGCTGGCACTGTGAGCCTCTGAAAGCAGATGGGCTCTTCCAGTGTAGCCCTGGCCTGGATTTGCTCTGCAGCTGTCACCGAAGTGCTAGCCCTGGGGCTTGAAGGGGTTgggagcccagctctgtgctgcaaTTTTAGCGCACTACAAGGGCATCATGCATTTACTCATTGCTTGCCCCTTCCCTCTgggagcctggtaggccagtgcagCACCTTGCTGGGGCCCCCACCCTAGGGAGAGCTCACCTGGCCCCTGTGTTTGTAATGATGAACTTGGGGCTTGGGCACCTTGTCCATAAGAGAGGCCAGCTGGGCCTTTTGCTCAGCTCTTCCTGCCCCTTCCTTAATCTGAAATATCCCTGCATTTGTGCACAGGGAGCCTGTGGGGActgaggggctggggcaggggacctGCATTGAGGTGGCTGGGGACAGGCTCCTGCTCAATCCCCCAAGCCAGCCTCAGCCCTTGAGGCAGCACTTCCAGGGACTTTACTGTAGTGTGGCCCACAAGCAGACAGCGTTAGtctgggaaaaaatatatataaaaataaagatgtctGAGAAGTGAACAGTAACAGACTGAAGCCATTTATTCAACACCCAGCATGCAGCATCCAAAGGGGTGGAGGAAATCCTGCCCTGTTTTCTGATGGTCCCTGAGCCAAGCCATGAGTGCATCATGTTAAACTTCACCTAGAAATGGCTTGTGGTGGAGTCATGTCCAATGGAGCGAATGataggaaaaggaggaggaaaaaaaaaagcgattGTGCCCCACTCTGCCTTCTGCCATGCCCCAGACTGCCCAGGGAAGAGGATGAAATCGCTCCCCTGCCCATGGTGTGGGGCCGCCTTCCCAGAGTGAGGAGCAGGCTGAGGCTGAGCCGGGGGCTTCAGGCTCTGCCTGACACAGTGCGTCCCCTCCCTGCTGCCAAAATTCCCGGAGCTGCTCCGGCCGCAGGACAGCCTCTGTGCACATCCCCCTTCCCACAGGGCCCCACTGATGCACAGTTATACAGCCGGTCCCAAACCTGCAGCTATTGCATTTTTCCACCCCCTTATAAAGCTTACGAGTAATAAAGCCCATCTTCCAGCTCGGAGGGGGGCCTGGAGCAGCGGCGCGGGGGCATGGCTCAGCCCCGGCTCACCTTCGGGGAGCTCCAGGCTGGTCCAGCGGCTCCTGATCTGGAGGGGGATCCTCAAGGACCACGTAGGGGGCGAGGGGGAAAGCGGtaggggccggcgggcggctggGGGCTGCGGCGCTGCCTGCACCCAGGGCTGGCCGATGGGGCGCCTGGGAACGGGGGTAAAAATGGCATGAAATGGAAAGGGGAGCGGGGGACCTGGCCCCATCCTGCCCGGAGACGTGGTAGATGCTGGTGGAGAAAACTCCCGGAGGCACCTGGGAGCAGCTGGGAAGTGCAAGCTGGGGCTAGGACTCAGGGAAACGTGGCTCATCCTGCAGCACGGGGCAATGCCGGGGAGCATGGGATGATGCCGGGGATCATGGGACGATGCCGGGGAGCGTGGGATGATGCCAGGGAGCACGGGATGATGCTGGGGAGCATGGGACGATACTGGGGAGTGCAGGGCGATGCCGGAGAGCACAGGGCAACGTAGGGTCTGGCATGACCAGGCGAGGGGCTCACCACCAGCGGGAACTGGTACATGGCCATGGCACTGGGATCAACCTCCAGCATGGGGTGCGTGTCCGCGTCTCTGGCGGTCGCCACGTGTGGGTGAGGCTCTGCCTGGAGAGGCGCCGACGGTCGCACAATGGGCTGCTCGGCGCCCTGGGGCTGCCGGCTTGGCCACAGTGGCTTGCGCCGGTGCCGAAACCTCCTGCTGGCATCCGCGCCAGGCCGGAGCAGGGCATGGGCGCCCCATGCGGGCATCGCTCACCTGAGCACCCCGATGCGAGGCTCTGGTGGGAGCCCCGTGCTTGGCACGGCGACGCTGCCTGCCCAGGGCGGTGGGAACACCGGGGGACGTCCCCAGGCAGGCACAGCTCCCTCCCTTCGTCCCCCCATGCCCCGGGACGAGGGCTCTTACCGTGGGTATGGGCAggggcggtgggatggggggcgCCACGGGGGGCGGgagccgggggggccccggctGCTCCGCGTGGCGCCGCAGCATCCCCACCTCCGCCTGCAGCCGGGCCAGTTCCGCCGCCTGCTGCTGGGCCACCagggagcctggggggggggcggcagggacGTCTGgggtggggaggtggggggggggaagcctgcCGCCCCATGGCATCCCTCCATGGCTGCCTGTGGCCGAGCTCCCTGGGGAAGCGGGCACCTACCAGCgtcagctctcctctccctcctgacCTTCAGCCTCAGCAGCTCGTCCTCCAGCCGCCGGTTCTCCAGCTCCACGGCCAGCAGCTCCGTGCCCAGGGCCCCTGAACCAGCTGCCGGAGGCTCTGCCGGTGCCCACGAAGAGGCCTCAGATGGCGAGGGCTGTGCCAGGACCCAGCGCCGGGAGCCCCATGTCGTGGGGGACTTACTGGGCTTCCTGGCCCGGTGCGGCCGGGCATCCTGCTGCTCCAGCGCCGCAGCCTCCACCTGGAGCTCCAGGAGCTGGGCCAACACAGCCGGCTCACGCCCGCCGCCCTGCACGTAGGCCAGCCGCAGCGCCCTGCGCCGGCACCAGCatcagtggtggtggggaaacacagtgccccgccgcccccgctgcccAGCTCACCTGACCTCGGTGGCCAGCGGCCCGGCGGCCGGCAGGAGGGTGGCAAGGCTGAGGGCAGCTGGCGTCCTGGCAGCGCTGCTGCCCCATGGGCCACGTCCCTCCGGCatcctggtttgggggggggggggggggcgagcagTGAGGGTGAGGGGGCGACGCTGCCGGCAGGCTTCCAGCGCCGCTGAGCGCCCTTGCCCCGTGCCCAGGCTCACCGGCTGCTGCCTGCCACTGGCTCCCGCGACACGGCCTCCCGGCCTGCCAGCTCCCTGAGGCGCCGGCAGAGGCCTGCGGACATGGGGGGGAGACACCGTGGGGGCTGAGGGTAGCCACTTGCCCACCCCCAGCCCCTTGCTGGCGCCTACCCTCTCGCTGCTGCTCCAGCTGCCGGCTCCTGGCCTGGATTTCGGCCATGCGGCGCTCATGGGCCTCCGCCAGCTCCTGCCtccggggcgccgggcggccgggcgcTCCCTGGGGCGCGGGGGGCTGCAAAGGGCGGGAGGATGGGGGCCAGCCGCGTCCGACCAGACCCGGGGACGAGACCGGGCAGGTCCCCGTGCCGGCAGCCctgcggccccgctccgccaTGAGCAGCAGGGTTCGGTGTACCTGCTCCGCCGGCCTCCTCGCCGCCGGCTCCCCAGGGCCGGGCCAGGCACCGCGCAGCAGCGCTCGCTCGCGCCCTGTCAGCACCCGGCCCAGCGGGGCCCACCGCTGCGCCCCGTCGCACCGCGGCTGCTCCCGCTCCACCTGTGTCGCCGGGAAAAGGAGATGGCAGCACTCAGCACTGTTCCCGTGGGGCCGAGCGCGggacacccccacctcccccaggaaaACGGGctggaaagggagggggggggaaaaaaaaaaaaaaaaaagctcaaaaatctAAGCTTTTCTGCCCTGGTCAAACTAAGCGGGAGAAGGGTGCCGAGGGCTGGCAGATGGGCCGGACCGCACTGAAATCAGTGCGATGCCTCGCCTCCAGCAACgggagcccccggccgccgcAGGTCCCAGCCCCGTGCTGCCCCGGCCTCCCTGttcccattcccattcccgtTCCCAGCCTGGCTCCACACTACCGAGGCAGCCGCCGGCATCGCCGCCTTGCCCGGGGCCTCCCCGCTCGCCGCCAGGGTCCCGATGCAAAACCTCTCCACGTGCTTGTGCAGCAGCGGCCCGGAGCTGAAGCGCATGCGGCAGCCGGGGCAGGGGAAAGTCTTTGCGCCCGGCATCCAGCCCCCTTGGTGCGGTGCGGCGTAGTGCGGTGCTGCCCTGCGACACCCCAGgagagcgggagcgggagcgggagcgaggGCGGCCTGGCGGGCCCGGCGGCCGTGGCGCTTGGGCCGCGTTGCTAagcggggaaggagggagggagggagggagggaggtgccGCGGTGCCGGGCCCTGTTTGCCTTGTGGGCCgggcagcagccatggcaggtCCCCACGCTCCCCGCGGAGGGACGGGAGCCAGCGC contains:
- the NASP gene encoding nuclear autoantigenic sperm protein isoform X1, giving the protein MQSPAAAAPPCVEPAPASRTRMEEELAAPSTSTDKTDSMDVDGESKKLLGLGQKHLVMGNIPAAVNAFQEAASLLGKKYGETADECAEAFFYYGKSLLELARMENGVLGNALEGVQVEEEGEKAEDDSVLPTVDEEAREELREQVYNAMGEKEESKKSTEESPVLTEKKNKGDVEMEEVTEEKTGEAATADIEVKLEEAGEKAEASVEKEVISEEQEQQIAVEKETTKGEAAVEEKIMEKEQKTASEEVAKEATEEEGKMTDMSDKKAKAAVEEAEVAEAAAAVEEKGVAGEQTAEAAEKEIETAVKKGEAVEGQAEAAVEEEAIAQEVTAEAQAAVKEQKEAVEGQAAEQKKVEEKEDWVETATEEKPDEAKEAQSSKEPVPTEGKEPSNDMEEKAEVAAKVEKEEKKDDLMEEGDGAKVEKEEKDDLMEEGEEAEESEEEDKENDKAEDDKENELTVEDKSLQESEEDEVGNLELAWDMLELAKVIYKRQETKEAQLHAAQAHLKLGEVSIESENYTQAIEEFQACLALQQKYLEAHDRLLAESHYQLALAYHYNSQFDEAVLQFGKSVEVIDKRMAMLTERIKKTESGSPEDEKEIEELKGLLPEIKEKIEDSKESQKSARVAELALKATLVGTTSGFAQNEDGGSVSTIPVRKPADGASQCVTDISHLVRKKRKPEEETQQGDSEAKKSKPEPAVNGGGADAAPSGNEVAEKMEEETEKRPQVESGAAVESTV
- the NASP gene encoding nuclear autoantigenic sperm protein isoform X6, whose translation is MQSPAAAAPPCVEPAPASRTRMEEELAAPSTSTDKTDSMDVDGESKKLLGLGQKHLVMGNIPAAVNAFQEAASLLGKKYGETADECAEAFFYYGKSLLELARMENGVLGNALEGVQVEEEGEKAEDDSVLPTVDEEAREELREQVYNAMGEKEESKKSTEESPVLTEKKNKGDVEMEEVTEEKTGEAATADIEVKLEEAGEKAEASVEKEVISEEQEQQIAVEKETTKGEAAVEEKIMEKEQKTASEEVAKEATEEEGKMTDMSDKKAKAAVEEAEVAEAAAAVEEKGVAGEQTAEAAEKEIETAVKKGEAVEGQAEAAVEEEAIAQEVTAEAQAAVKEQKEAVEGQAAEQKKVEEKEDWVETATEEKPDEAKEAQSSKEPVPTEGKEPSNDMEEKAEVAAKVEKEEKKDDLMEEGDGAKVEKEEKDDLMEEGEEAEESEEEDKENDKAEDDKENELTVEDKSLQESEEDEVGNLELAWDMLELAKVIYKRQETKEAQLHAAQAHLKLGEVSIESENYTQAIEEFQACLALQQKYLEAHDRLLAESHYQLALAYHYNSQFDEAVLQFGKSVEVIDKRMAMLTERIKKTESGSPEDEKEIEELKGLLPEIKEKIEDSKESQKSARVAELALKATLVGTTSGFAQNEDGGSVSTIPVRKPADGASQCVTDISHLVRKKTEKRPQVESGAAVESTV
- the NASP gene encoding nuclear autoantigenic sperm protein isoform X5 yields the protein MQSPAAAAPPCVEPAPASRTRMEEELAAPSTSTDKTDSMDVDGESKKLLGLGQKHLVMGNIPAAVNAFQEAASLLMENGVLGNALEGVQVEEEGEKAEDDSVLPTVDEEAREELREQVYNAMGEKEESKKSTEESPVLTEKKNKGDVEMEEVTEEKTGEAATADIEVKLEEAGEKAEASVEKEVISEEQEQQIAVEKETTKGEAAVEEKIMEKEQKTASEEVAKEATEEEGKMTDMSDKKAKAAVEEAEVAEAAAAVEEKGVAGEQTAEAAEKEIETAVKKGEAVEGQAEAAVEEEAIAQEVTAEAQAAVKEQKEAVEGQAAEQKKVEEKEDWVETATEEKPDEAKEAQSSKEPVPTEGKEPSNDMEEKAEVAAKVEKEEKKDDLMEEGDGAKVEKEEKDDLMEEGEEAEESEEEDKENDKAEDDKENELTVEDKSLQESEEDEVGNLELAWDMLELAKVIYKRQETKEAQLHAAQAHLKLGEVSIESENYTQAIEEFQACLALQQKYLEAHDRLLAESHYQLALAYHYNSQFDEAVLQFGKSVEVIDKRMAMLTERIKKTESGSPEDEKEIEELKGLLPEIKEKIEDSKESQKSARVAELALKATLVGTTSGFAQNEDGGSVSTIPVRKPADGASQCVTDISHLVRKKRKPEEETQQGDSEAKKSKPEPAVNGGGADAAPSGNEVAEKMEEETEKRPQVESGAAVESTV